The Ficedula albicollis isolate OC2 chromosome 6, FicAlb1.5, whole genome shotgun sequence genome has a window encoding:
- the PDCD4 gene encoding programmed cell death protein 4, which translates to MEIEKEHIYITPTELENLNDAPFSGDEENGGSEERKTEINGNWIPATSITEAKINAKAKRRLRKNSSRDSGRGDSVSENGETLKIGVVPTSPKGKLLDRRSRSGKGRGLPKKGGAGGKGVWGTPGQVYDVEEVDIKDPNYDDDQENCVYETVVLPLDERAFEKTLTPIIQEYFEHGDTNEVSEMLKNLNLGEMKYSVPVLAVSLALEGKASHREMTSKLISDLCGTVVSKTDVEKSFDRLLKELPELVLDSPRAPQLVGQFIARAVGDGILSSTYIDGYKGTVDCVQARAALDRATVLLSMSKGGKRIDSVWGAGGGQQSVKHLVKEIDMLLKEYLLSGDVLEAERCLQELEVPHFHHELVYEAIVLVLESTGEKTFKMILDLLKTLWKSSVITMDQMKRGYERVYCEIPDINLDVPHSYSVLERFVEECFQAGIISKPLRDLCPSRGRKRFVSEGDGGRLKLESY; encoded by the exons agaaaaggaaCACATTTATATTACCCCAACAG AACTTGAGAATCTAAATGATGCTCCATTTTCTGGTGATGAAGAAAATGGCGGGTCTGAGGAACGAAAAactgaaatcaatggaaatTGGATTCCTGCAACTTCAATTACTGAAGCCAAAATAAATGCTAAAGCAAAGAGACGGTTGAGGAAAAACTCTTCTAGAGATTCTGGGAGAGGAGACTCTGTCAGTGAGAATGGAGAGACACTGAAGATTGGAGTTGTACCAACGAGCCCAAAGGGGAAACTCCTGGACAGGCGATCCCGGTCTGGAAAGGGAAGAGGTCTGCCAAAGAAAG GTGGAGCAGGTGGTAAAGGAGTTTGGGGAACACCAGGTCAAGTGTATGACGTGGAAGAAGTAGATATTAAGGATCCTAATTACGACGATGACCAG GAGAACTGTGTCTATGAAACAGTAGTTTTACCTCTCGATGAAAGAGCATTTGAAAAAACTTTAACACCAATCATCCAGGAGTATTTTGAACATGGAGATACTAACGAAGTTTCG GAGATGCTGAAGAATTTAAACCTTGGTGAAATGAAATACAgtgtgccagtgctggctgtTTCCTTGGCATTAGAGGGGAAGGCTAGTCACAGAGAAATGACATCTAAGCTTATCTCTGACCTCTGTGGGACAGTAGTAAGCAAAACTGATGTGGAAAAATCCTTTGATAGACTGCTCAAAGAACTGCCTGAATTGGTGTTGGATTCTCCCAGGGCACCACAG TTGGTGGGCCAGTTCATTGCTAGAGCTGTTGGAGATGGGATCCTAAGCAGTACCTACATAGATGGCTACAAAGGCACAGTGGATTGTGTCCAAGCTCG AGCTGCGCTGGACCGAGCGACGGTGCTGCTGAGCATGAGCAAGGGAGGGAAGCGCATCGACAGCGtctggggggcaggagggggccAGCAGTCTGTGAAACACCTGGTCAAAGAG ATTGACATGTTGCTGAAAGAGTATTTGCTTTCTGGAGATGTATTGGAAGCAGAACGCTGCCTTCAGGAGCTGGAAGTACCCCATTTTCACCATGAACTTGTATATGAA GCCATTGTACTGGTTTTGGAGTCAACTGgagaaaagacctttaaaatgATACTGGATTTGTTGAAAACTCTGTGGAAGTCTTCTGTCATTACTATGGACCAAATGAAAAGA GGCTATGAACGGGTTTACTGTGAAATCCCAGACATTAACCTGGATGTGCCACACTCCTATTCTGTGCTCGAGCGCTTTGTAGAGGAATGCTTTCAGGCTGGAATCATCTCCAAACCACTGAGAGACCTCTGCCCTTCAAG GGGCAGGAAGCGTTTTGTGAGTGAAGGAGATGGGGGTCGTCTGAAGCTAGAAAGCTACTGA